atccagaaaattaaattcaaccaaaatctaacatatacttcgtatatataaaggaggcatatttgttgaattattagagcgccacgtatgaTTACaattggtttcggccaatgaaaaataagatttttaatttaactttgaattaaaaaattcgagtgccacgtagataattaattatgtgccacatagatattttaattattaattactaattactaatatatacaactccatccaaaatcaaacattctaatattaaaaaaataaatcaaaaataaaaatcatccaaaatcaaacactaatctaaaataaaattcaatccaaaatcaaacattaatcaaatattagagcgccacgtaggaaatctaatgatttcggccaatgaaaaataagattctaatttaattttgaattaaaaaattcaagatccacgtagataattaattatttgccacatagatattttaattattcaattactaatatatacaactacattcaaatcaaacactctaatgttaaaaaataaatctaaaataaagatcatccaaaattaaacactaatctaaaataaaattcaatacaaAATTGGTTTCGGccaaagaaaaacaaattttcaaaattatttttgaattaaaaaagacGAGTGGcaagtagataaataattaggtgccacgtagatatttttatttatttttataaatcaaaaataaaaatcatccaaaatcaaacactaatctaaaataaaattcaatccaaaatcaaacattaatcaaatattagagcgccacgtaggaaatctaatgatttcggccaatgaaaaataagattctaatttaattttgaattaaaaaattcaagatccacgtagataattaattatttgccacatagatattttaattattcaattactaatatatacaactacattcaaaatcaaacactctaatgttaaaaaataaatctaaaataaagatcatccaaaattaaacactaatctaaaataaaattcaatacaaAATTGGTTTCGGCCAAAGAAAaacaagatttcaaaattatttttgaattaaaaaagacGAGTGAcaagtagataaataattaggtgccacgtagatatttttatttattaattattattattacgcatatacaatttcatccaaaatcaaatactctaataattaaaaaataaatcttaaatgaaattcaatttaaattcaaaaactaatctaatctactacctaatatataaaatatagcatttggtatatatatgagttttattttaatttaagaatttaatagaaatcgtgcatcgcacgggctaaaatctagttattcaatattgaagggaaaatgagaaataaaatctttcaaataACATTCTACAGATCTATATTACATACTTTCTTGAACTTAAACGGGTTAGACGGGTTGTTTTAgggttgaaattttcaacctgacccaatccatttaattaaacggatTGGGTTAGATTACCCATTTAAATAAACGGTTTGAAAATCTAGACACAACCCTTTATTATTAGGTTGAATTCGAGTTGGGTTGGTAGGTTGGATCAATTTTTGCCACCTCTATACATAACAGCACTTGGTCGCTTGTGTCTCAAAGACACAATGGCCCCACGTTGTAAGATCCAAAGGAATCGGGGTCATTCCCTAAATCATACTTTATTCCTATTAAAAAACGGAACCATTCATGTGAACCAACGTTTATTCACGTAACTTTGCACATGGCCTTTTAGCTCAATTGTATATATGTAGCACTTTTATGTTGGGCTAAATTGTGCCCCTATTCAAAAAAGTTGAAGAAAATTAGAGTCTTCTTTCTAGAGCTCAAATAAAGGAAGAATAACATCTTGGTATCACAAGAAATCAACTGTCTTTTGTTCTTAAACTTAACAGCTGAGTTGTGAACCAAAAAGAATCACAAAGTTAAAAGTGGAAAAATATAGCAAGTCAAGATGACCATTGATCTGGTACGGTGAGAAAGTAGGTCGTCATTGCTTTCCGAAATCTTCTCTTGTACTGCTTAGGGGAGATGATAGTTGGTGAGGCATTTTTGAGACCACCAAGGATGCCGGAAGCCTTTACCCAAGTTTCAAGATGCTTGTCCCAGGTATACTGTCGCATACAATCGATTATCCCAAGTACCAGTTCTTTCCGCTCCTCATCCACACCGACCAACAATGAGTAGTCCATTACGTCCACTGACTGCAAGTTATAAGTGAAAGGTTCTAAGTTAAAACttaaaccatgttgaatttattTGGACAAAGTAAAGCAGAAGCAACTTACAGCAAGAAACGATGTATCATTCCAGACAGCTCTCTCCAGTCTTCTTTTTGCCTTGCTTCCAAGAAAAATGGGATTTGTTCTCAATGTTTCCAGGAGATTCATATCTAGAAGCACTTTGTTAGCTCCTGTTGTGTCAGAATTATAACGAGACCGAGAAGAGCCCTTGAGATCATAAATTTTTGATATACTTCTTTTGTAAAACAGATTCTCCATCACCATCAAATCCATTTTTGTTTCACGCCCACCTTTCAGATGTTTAACAGTAACCTGCCATTAAAAGCACATcagtattacattcttaccaaACAGGTCAAGTACAAACAAATACagaaagggaaaaaaatcgCCCAACCTGAAAAATCCCAAGAACTTTGGCAAGACAAGTTGGACTTCCAGAGTCTAAAGAATCATTCAAATATTTGAAATACTCAGCTGCAAACTCTTGGAAAGATTCCAACTCTGTCTTCGTCACTTGCTTAATTATGAACCTCTCGTCCATGGACTTTGCAAAGTACACATTACTCTTACCACCTTGTGCACTCCATCTCCTACAACGGCTCAAAGAGCGCACAAAGTCCAATTTGTTGGGGCAACATTTTTCTTGAAGCAGGTCAAACTGTTTAGCAAAGTAACAGGTAACAGAGAACTTTACTTTCCCACCTGAAGAATCATCATCAAAAGCGATCTGCAGGTGAGGAGATTTCTTAGGATCATTTACCAACGAACTGTTCCTTGATAAAGTGTCTTCAGAGCAGTAACTTCCGTAGTTTATGTAATCTAATTCTAGAGAGCCAATAGAATGCCAGGATAAGAAAGTGGAAACTGCAGAATCCTCTCTGTGGATATCTTTGCCACTCCAAGTACCCACCTTTTGGCTTGACTTATCAGAGATCCAGTCCTCATACTCTTTGGAACAAAGAGCATATGATATAACACTGGTAGGTTCATCATCGTAAACAGCAATAACCAACTCGCTCTGGCCTGGTTGTGGAAGCAGTAACCGAGAACCTTCAAACATATGAGATGCAGAGATGAAGGAAGGTATAAACTGTACCTCTTGCGGATTAACTTGAGAAAATGTTCGCATAACCCTTGAAGTGGGCTCTCTAACCATCATATTTCTATCATCTCCAGAAACATGGAAGGACCTGACAGCAGACAGTTGTGATGCAGAATGCAACCTTCGGAGTAGCTTTTCTTCTAATCTCATAGCAGAGTCAAAAGAATAAACCCTTGCTGGACCCATCAGCCTTTTAAGAGGCAGATTATCAACTTGGTTTGCTTCAGATGCATCTACGTCAGTGCCAGTCCATGCAGAATCAATTTTATCTGACAAATTGGATGCAGGGGAGTGCAGAGTCTCCGAGGAATTTTCACTAACTGTTACTTCTTCTTCCCCATACAAGTCCTCTTGCTGTGAAGGTCGGAAAGAATCTGAAAGTGGATACTCAATACAGTGAGACTCAGTGTACCCTCCCTTTTCTTCCCGGTCACCAACAAACTTGGAATTCTTGATAGGGTCATTCTTCAAATTTTTAAGCTCTTCATGAAATCCAGAATCCCCTAAACCCTCTAACTTGAAACTTCCGGAATTGAGAAGAGAATCCAGAGAATAAAACCGACGGTCCCATGTATGAGAACCAATTAAAAGAGACCTCCGAAGTTGATTTAGTTCCAAAATGTCAATTGATCTCTCAACCAACTGTAAATTGTCATCCATAGCCAGATGAAGTAAATCCTGCGATTCAAGAATACAGCACAAATTATCAACCAACTTAATCAAGCCTACCGATTCGGCAATGAACACGCATCCAAGGTTACAAACTACATTCATAATGTTTCTTCCATGGTTTCTTTTCAATTGTTTGTTTACAGACCAAGCTTAGAAACGAGCCAGATTTTCTTACAGGAAATTGATTGACACAAAGCAAAAATCTAATGAAAGAATAtacttcaaaacagattttcTTACACATTACAATGATATAACTAAGAAACATAATTGAAGCATCATAGTGATATATGTTCAATGTCAGAGACCGGTAAGATAATTGACGAACCTTTTAGAGATTAATATCACATTGGATCTAGAAGTATAGAAATGCAAGTTTTGAATAAAAGAACATGAAACTGGAATCTAACTGAGATACTTTAGACTCACACAGTATTGATTTCGCTCTGTATCTAGGATGTATTTGAACTCCATAATGTTCTTGTGCAAGTCAATTGCATCCGTCGAAGCATTCCTGCAAAATGTACTCTTTTGCTCCATGACATGGAGTACATTGCTCACCTCAGCATAAAAGGTTTCCATTTTACTCTTAAGCTGCAATTGAACAAGGCAAAAGAAACAACGGATGAAAAAATTCTTACATTAGATACAACCAGAAGATAATCAGAAGAAAACTAGAAATTACCTCTTCCACTTCTCTTTTCATCCATTCCTGCTTACTGTGGCCATTGAACTCAAGCGCTGAAGGGGGCAGATGGACAGTGAGGATATCAATTGGTGAGTAATGGAAAAACGCAACCACGCTTCCAAACCTATGACCAAAAATATAAaagaaacaaataaataattggTTGGCTTGTTGCAATCATCATTGTCAAGAGGCAAAGGCACCAAAAAAATGTGTGGGGTGggggcgggggggggggggggggggggaggcaCAACTATTACATAACCAGTACCCGTAGAAACGGAGGCAGTCTCTTTGAAGAGAATGACCACAGCTTGCAACACGATTAGCAGTTGCATGGTTAGAGAAGCTGAGCTCTAAGAACTTCCCAAAAGAAAGGCCCCAGGCAGCATCAGACAATATTACTCTGCGGGTTGCTGGTGGGACATCATCAATTTGAGCGCATCTAAGACACCGATGCCACATCCATATTTTTCCATCGCGCTCTCCAGGAAGCTTTACTGTTTCCAGTCGCTTAACAtttattgttagaacaccttgCCTGTGAGTATAACATTGCACGTGTGCTGCAACAGGTTCCTTACAAGACCGACACACTgatgcctggataggtaaaaaAAATAGGTCAACTTCAAATGTCAACAAAGGTGGCGAAAAACCACGAATAAAATTTGTAGAACCTAGAATAAGTAGACTGGCATAACAACTTACGGTGACGCATAAAAGGAAAGATGAACAACATACCTGATGAAAAAGGTCATCACAGAGATATCTCCCAAGTGGCTTGTCAAATGAACCATAAAATTTGATCCTCAAGAGCCGAGAACGCTCACAAAGAGTTCCCTTAGCAACACAACGGCTAGAAAAGGACACCAGTATACTCTGCTGACTTTCAGTCGCTACAAGATAGTCACCAGAGACTTCATTGTCATCAATATTTTCCACCTCCTTGGGTTTCCCTTTATCTGGTAACACTTTCTCAAGAAATTCAGACTGTGCAGGATCAATTACACCACTAGCAGAATCAGTGAATCCAAGTAAGTAGTTTTCACGTACAGGGGGTGTAAACTCAATAGCTGCATCAGACACTGAGCCATCCCAAGGCATAGTAGTCATTTTATCTGTTGTAGCATCCACCAGGAGACCTGACGACAAACTAAGAAGTTCTAATGTTACATCCCTTTGGCTGCCCTCCCATTTGTCTACATATCCTTCGGAAGGAGCTACCACATCACTTGACCCCTGAGATGGAGAAACTGCATTAGAACAAGGGAGAGTCGATGTTGCATTATCAGCAGCCATCTTGGTTTGTTCACAATAGGATGGTTTCGGTACCATTTTAGGCAAATGAGCACCCTCGTCAGCAAGGAATGAAGTCTCCAAGGACAAATGGTAAGCTGCAAAGACTGCATACTGAACCACATGCTTGATTCTCTTTAGCTCCTCTCGGCATAAACCCTTCAGCAACACCTGTATAAGCaagaaaatctgaatttttgctACCGGATTAAAATATTATCATAAGCTAAAGTCATGCTAATTACGTTTTTCTGCCTTTATATTTCATACTGGAAAAGAAAACTACCTTTGTATGTCAATTGACAAGATTGTGCATGCCTTCTAATGAATTTATTCAAAGATATATATGTCCACATGCGATTTTATTAATGGATGGAAAGATCAAGCAGACCAGACTTAAGCTTAGCATTACTACAAACAATAAACCAGATCAGCATATAGCCCATTTTCACTGGTCTAGAAAGCTTTTTGACAAGAATATCCTTATATGGagcaattcaaattcaaatgtaCAACATAGATCATCACATCATAAGAATGTAACATCAACTTGACAAAGTAAAGCTAtatttcctttacaattttgtcTCACAAAAAGTATTATCAGCCCTCAAAGTCGAAAGAACCAAGCTTTAGGAACCTCCTTATAATCAAGCATGTTCTATCAAGCTAAAGAGCATCATATGGATTTTTATCAGTTTGTTTTGGAAACACTAATCAAATTCTAGCCACCAGTTTAACATCTTCTGATATCTTTTCATGCCATCGTCCTTAAATGAAGGTGCTACATTTTATTTTTCCTGCATGCTGCCCCATGAACATATGCATACATCCTACAGTTGAAAAACCACAAGCTAGAAACAATTTAGTTTAGCTCCTGCAAACAACCGGCAAGTGGCAAGTCCAGCAAGAACAGAGCAACAGCAGGGTTAATATTGGAACAATCTTATATTTTTCTTTGAGGGGGTGAAACCATCttatataaaaacttaattaGCTGCAGAATCACAACTTAAAGAGCCAAAACTGTTCATGAACAAGAAAATTGATAACAGAGCGAACAACCCACAAATGCACACTTCTGTTTCTAGGCTACGGCTACCAAAACAAGTAACCAACTTGTGAAAGATATCTTGGTGACTGGAAGCACAGACCTTTTTCACATGTTACTGAAGAAGTAATTAGAGAAGGTAAACGTAGGAGTTTCAATGTCAGATATACTATACCAAGGACATGAATCCTCACTACTGGCAGAAAAAAACATACTCTCTCTTTTTAAAAACTTGCAACACACTTTTTTGGCATGGTATTTAAGGAAGTAATTAGAGAAAGCAAACTgccaaattaaataaaaacaactAAACCTTACAATATAACCtgacaaattaaataaaacaagTAAACAAGTAAAATTTGTCACATGAAAGAAGATAAAGATGCACTCAAGGCGCAGAGCAAAATGTGAAGCAGGGTAGGTTGAAAACATTACCGTACAACCTAATCGTCTAGGGCAACCTTCAAAATACATCAAGGTTTTAGATGGTCTCTTATTGAACTGATTAGCAGCCTCAAGTGCTTCAAAAACCCTCTCCAACCGGAAAAGCTCGCAATGACCAAGTCGAGCCACCGATATTTTATCAACAGAGGGAGTTATCAAAGCTCCAGTGCACCTTGCGATCCTCTCCAATACAggccttttaacatttaaaaccAAAGATATCTCCTTTTCCAAGAGATATTCCTGTGCATATGATGACACACTTTTCTCAACCAGTAAAACATTTGGTCGATGGGCCTCTATCTTTGAGACAATCACCTTGAGATTATTCATCTCCTGCTCAGATCAGAAAGCAGAATTCACTATGCATCTAAAAAAATGGTGTCCTAAGGACATACacaaagaaaaattataaaaaaaaaaagaaggaaatttTGCAAATTACTACCTAGGTCTTTAGTGACTTTGCGAATTACTACCTAGGTTGTTAAAAGTTGCGAATTACTACCTAGGTGTTTAGTTATTGTTGTCAATTGCTACCTTAGTCCAATTAGCCCACTAATTACATCACAATTAACACTTAGCTAATGTAGCAATTGGCAACAATAACTAAACACCTAGGTACTAATTGACAATTTTTAACAAGCTATGTAGTAATTCGCAAAGTCACTAAAGACCTATGTAGTAATTGGCAAATtttacacacaaaaaaaaaaacctcttCCAGCAATGTATTGAATGATGCCAGCTGATTTTGAGTTCTCTGGTACTCAAGCGATCCACCTAGGAGAAATAACCTTGGAGTTTGGTATTGAGAAGTCATTCTCTTATGCTTAATATTCTTTGTACAAACTACGCCTTTTATTAAGGTGCTGcgaaaacaaaaaacataaaacaaaaaaaagaataagaaaaataaGCTGGGAATAAAACCAACGGTATGAGCAATTCACCTATATGAGACATAAACTATCGCGGTCCAATCATAGGATAGTAAGATTATATGATTCTCCTATTGCAAAGATGGCCCGGCGATTCGAATCTCTATTACATCAAAGTGTTAGGAACTTGGGATAATTTAAGATCATACAGTATCATCATATGTGTGCATGCATTATAAACGTTTGAAAATATAGGATGCAAGAAAGTTATAGCTTTTTTAATTTGTACTTCTAGCAATCTTGATATTGAAATATGAATTATTCTTTACATAATAGAGTAGCATTACCATTATGTAGAAAATTCATAGGATCTTTAGATTCTAAGATTCTACTCCAAATTCCAATCCTATGTGCTTCCATTGGTCCTGACAATTGTGAACATTAAGCAATTCTGAAACTACCATACCTTTCGTTTGGGCTTCCTGATGCTATACACTTAATCTTCACATAATCTCCAGGATCCATACTGCCTCCCTTGCTAGTATCTGGCTTGACAAAATTAGCAGCTTGCCATGCTAAATTGCTAACAATATCCAACCAATCTTGACTGCCATATTCCTTGCCAACTTTGATTCCTTCATCCTGCAATAACTGTGAAACAAGAGCTCTGAAATGACTTTGTATTGCAGACCTTAACGGTTTCCCCTGCTCCTGATTTTGGCTTTCTTTTGCAGATAGTAAATCAGGAAGGCTGGCAGTAGAAGAGAACACTCCACCAGATACTCCAACAACATCGTCGTCGTCATCATAGTCAAAATAATTGTGTTCTGCCTCGTCATTATCATCCTCAGGAGGAGGAGGAAACCAAATATGACCATTGTTTTCAAAATCCAAAGGTTTAGGGAGCTCTTCAATTTCCTTGTCGATGATGGTAACTTCATCAGATTTATCATCACCAATTGCAGGATGGCCAGTCCCTCTGTCAAGCCCTTTAAAAACGGCCACGCCAGAGGGGCAGTCATGGTAAGGTTTAGGGCTTCCGCCTTTTGTTTGCTGTACAGGGCACCCAACCCTAGGTGTATTAATATTGAACCTAGAGGGGCTATCTAAGGGACTCGAATCTGCTGACCTGAAACTATAACACTCATTCCTAAAGCTAAGACTATTTGTGTCTATATCTGAACTGTCATGGCCATATTCACTTGCTGAGCCGAAAAAATGCCTCTCAGACTCTGGCTCTTCATCACTCCtataataacattaaaaaaaattatcaagaGAAAACAATAGCAAAAAGGTCACGAGAAATAGCATAGAACGAATGTATAAAGTTCAAAACCAAACAAATGTAACATTAGAGTAACAGATTGACCTTAGTTACGAGATtctgggggtgggggtgggtggGGGGGCTGAAGCCCCTTAAGAAATGGAGGATCTTAGCTAAATAATTGGAGAGGGCAAGGTTAAAAAAGTTAGTTTTAAAATTCTTGCTTCAGATGAATAGTAATTTGCTATTAATGTCATACTTAGTATAATGCAGGCTGCTGCTTTGACTATAATAGGTTCAATTTAATTTTAATGTATAcacatttcattttaatttcttatttctGTTTTATGGTCCAAATTCCTTTTATTTGTTTCCTTACAGAAATATTATCTTAAACTGCAAAAAAGTTAATGTGTAAAGATAATTTTGGTAACCAATTACGAAAATATGGATTTAATAATAGAAGTTATGTTACTCGAACTCTTCATTTCATCTCAAGTAGCCGCGTAGGATCCGAGTGTTATCCTCAACACTCGGACATGGGTAGGACACTTGGAGACTTCATTTATTgccaaaatcatgaaaattttcACGAATAGATGAGtcggacacttggacacgtacccATGTCGGAAACGAGTACCCAAGCCCGAGTAACATAGAATAAAAGTCTATTGTTCTTAGTTATGGTCAAATTAAGTTTATTTTTCTCCAGAAAAAATTGATATAAATCCCTTGTAATTACCCTTGAgaatagcaaaaaaaaaagtcattgttatttatttttaaattaaaaatagcACAACAACACAACTTCAAAACATAACCAAGTAGTTTTCAACATTGCAAACTTTATCTGAGTTtagaactaaaatcctaatagCCACACACCCACCCCACCATcaaacacacaaacacacacaaaaacaGTAATAATCGCTGGCTCGCCCAAATCAAGGAGTTGCATTGACGAAGAAAACTAAGTATCACATGAAAAACATAGAATAATTGAACTtgcaatgcaaaaaaaaaaatctggacTTTTAGGAGCTAATTAACTGTTTGATAGAGCAAAAGCTTACTGCATTGGTGAGTGCCGAAGGGAGATTTGTGATTGAAGACCAGCAAAAGACAACATTCTGCTACAGACCATATTCTGAGAAGAAAAGTTCTGATCCTGGAATCCAGTTGTATGAGAAACACAGTCGTCTTCAGTTCTCTGGGTAACTTCATTGCTGCCCATATTATCACGATTCACAGGAGGTGATAGTGGCTCCGGGCTTGCCCGTGGAGATTCAGAGGGATAAATTTTCTCAATATGCCTCTTAGAAGGTTTAGAGCAGAATTTGCAGGCCTTAATAACTTTCTCCAAATGATCACCATTTCTGTTACCACTAAATGTAGCAACAACAATACGAGCACCACTTCCACGAACACAAGAGGCACACAACAATCTTCTACAGCCTAGGCAGCTATACTTGTGGCACAACTCCGAAAACTTAAGTTCACACTGACAGCAAGAGCTCTCAGCCATGTCCAAATCGGAGGAGCAGGATAAAGAACTGATTTTACCCAAAGAAACCCAAGACCTAACCTTGTCAATTAGATCCAGAAAAGGGCTGCTATTAAGCACTCCCATCCAAAGAATTCACCGACCAAGCTTATAACACACCACCCTAATAACCTTATTGATCACAACAACAAAATTTCTCCAAATTCAACACCCAAATAAAACCCAATTCCACCTGAAGTGTAATAACCAATCAATAAGGTCTATCCCAAGTTTCCTTCAACATGAACAACACGAAAACGAACAAATTGCGAAAAATCCACTACAACccacaaacaaaaaaatttgGTGGGGGTTATGGTCAAAAGGAATAAAGAGATTCACCTATTAGATCTATCCCAAGTTTCCTTCTGCTTCCTCCTTTCAAtgtaataaagaaaatatatgctcctcctcctcctcctgctAGCTCATAAAATACTGAGAAAGGAGGGAAATCACAACTAATTTATGATGATAATGATATTCCTATTATTTACATTAATCAAAGATTACTCCCACACATGAACacactttatttttatttttttgaactttCACCAACCAAAAAACTAACACACCCAGATCATCAAACCAAAATCCTACTTCAGCCAATCCCAGAATCCTCCAGATTTGATCCCACAAAAGTTTGCAGCATCCGGATAATAATATCACACCAAAATTAAAAACAGCAAAAATATGGAAAATCTTCACTGTTatagaaacaaagaaaaaagtgAGACTAATCAATCAATACAGCTAGCTAATTCAATCCCCTTTTCATATGAGATCAGATTTTTGATTTGGGTATTAAATtaacttcaaaacaaaaaagggaagaaaataaattaaatctcACAAAAAGGGGTGTTGAGTTGTACTGTTTGTATGAGTAGGAAGTTAAAGATTGAGTAAAAATTAGGAaaagtgtaagaaaaaaaaaaaaaggaaagtcaAAAAGATATTAAAGAATAAAAATGAAGATTACTATGAAACTTCCTCCTCTTATTCCGCTTAAACTATATTTCCTTGCTGCTGCTACTGATACTGCTGCCATAGTAGAAGAAGAATTAACTGCACGCATCTCAAGGAAAGCTTGAAACTCGTTAATGGCGGTTTTCTTTGTATGTCTTAAAAttgtattattttttgtttctttttccctattttttcttttaaaaggaTTATGACAACGGAATTTTTATTCCGTCGTTTTCCACGGTTTCCTTTTAAATTATACCTTGCCTTGGATGTCTACTTGTCTAGTTTTATAAAATTAGTGGTGTCAAATTGGGTCATAATATGGATTTTAGGTTGACTCGTGATAATTAGTGTCTACTCGATTTAACTTAAGTTGGGTCAAAAGTTATTGGGTTTAAATTGGATTAGGGTCAGGTCTATTTAGTTCAGTCAATCTTTGGTTAAGTTTTGTCGGGTACTGGTCAAGTTCGGCTAGGGTCATAAAAGGACCAGGTGAAACCTTGTCGGATTCTAAACGTGTTTGGTCGTATAAACTCGGGTCTGGTAGGCTTTGATTTGGGTCATTTCAGTTCGTAAAGAATAAGTCGGATCAATTCAGTACCAGGTCGATTTTTGTACGGGTCATTTCAGTTAGGTCTCGGGTTCCATGGTTGGATTTAGTCCAGATCCTTTCAAGTCGAAGTATTTTTTTTCCATTATATTTCTAATTAATCTACATCTCTACGAGTATTTTTAATTTACTGAATTACAACATTGTTATATTAATTAGAGTTTACTTTAAGTGATAAgatgattaataattat
This genomic stretch from Spinacia oleracea cultivar Varoflay chromosome 3, BTI_SOV_V1, whole genome shotgun sequence harbors:
- the LOC110803406 gene encoding putative 1-phosphatidylinositol-3-phosphate 5-kinase FAB1C isoform X1; the protein is MGVLNSSPFLDLIDKVRSWVSLGKISSLSCSSDLDMAESSCCQCELKFSELCHKYSCLGCRRLLCASCVRGSGARIVVATFSGNRNGDHLEKVIKACKFCSKPSKRHIEKIYPSESPRASPEPLSPPVNRDNMGSNEVTQRTEDDCVSHTTGFQDQNFSSQNMVCSRMLSFAGLQSQISLRHSPMQSDEEPESERHFFGSASEYGHDSSDIDTNSLSFRNECYSFRSADSSPLDSPSRFNINTPRVGCPVQQTKGGSPKPYHDCPSGVAVFKGLDRGTGHPAIGDDKSDEVTIIDKEIEELPKPLDFENNGHIWFPPPPEDDNDEAEHNYFDYDDDDDVVGVSGGVFSSTASLPDLLSAKESQNQEQGKPLRSAIQSHFRALVSQLLQDEGIKVGKEYGSQDWLDIVSNLAWQAANFVKPDTSKGGSMDPGDYVKIKCIASGSPNESTLIKGVVCTKNIKHKRMTSQYQTPRLFLLGGSLEYQRTQNQLASFNTLLEEEMNNLKVIVSKIEAHRPNVLLVEKSVSSYAQEYLLEKEISLVLNVKRPVLERIARCTGALITPSVDKISVARLGHCELFRLERVFEALEAANQFNKRPSKTLMYFEGCPRRLGCTVLLKGLCREELKRIKHVVQYAVFAAYHLSLETSFLADEGAHLPKMVPKPSYCEQTKMAADNATSTLPCSNAVSPSQGSSDVVAPSEGYVDKWEGSQRDVTLELLSLSSGLLVDATTDKMTTMPWDGSVSDAAIEFTPPVRENYLLGFTDSASGVIDPAQSEFLEKVLPDKGKPKEVENIDDNEVSGDYLVATESQQSILVSFSSRCVAKGTLCERSRLLRIKFYGSFDKPLGRYLCDDLFHQASVCRSCKEPVAAHVQCYTHRQGVLTINVKRLETVKLPGERDGKIWMWHRCLRCAQIDDVPPATRRVILSDAAWGLSFGKFLELSFSNHATANRVASCGHSLQRDCLRFYGFGSVVAFFHYSPIDILTVHLPPSALEFNGHSKQEWMKREVEELKSKMETFYAEVSNVLHVMEQKSTFCRNASTDAIDLHKNIMEFKYILDTERNQYCDLLHLAMDDNLQLVERSIDILELNQLRRSLLIGSHTWDRRFYSLDSLLNSGSFKLEGLGDSGFHEELKNLKNDPIKNSKFVGDREEKGGYTESHCIEYPLSDSFRPSQQEDLYGEEEVTVSENSSETLHSPASNLSDKIDSAWTGTDVDASEANQVDNLPLKRLMGPARVYSFDSAMRLEEKLLRRLHSASQLSAVRSFHVSGDDRNMMVREPTSRVMRTFSQVNPQEVQFIPSFISASHMFEGSRLLLPQPGQSELVIAVYDDEPTSVISYALCSKEYEDWISDKSSQKVGTWSGKDIHREDSAVSTFLSWHSIGSLELDYINYGSYCSEDTLSRNSSLVNDPKKSPHLQIAFDDDSSGGKVKFSVTCYFAKQFDLLQEKCCPNKLDFVRSLSRCRRWSAQGGKSNVYFAKSMDERFIIKQVTKTELESFQEFAAEYFKYLNDSLDSGSPTCLAKVLGIFQVTVKHLKGGRETKMDLMVMENLFYKRSISKIYDLKGSSRSRYNSDTTGANKVLLDMNLLETLRTNPIFLGSKAKRRLERAVWNDTSFLASVDVMDYSLLVGVDEERKELVLGIIDCMRQYTWDKHLETWVKASGILGGLKNASPTIISPKQYKRRFRKAMTTYFLTVPDQWSS